The segment CCATAGAGTGAAGAATATAAGAGAGAGATTAGACAAAATTGCAGATGATAAGTCTAAATTTAATCTCACCGAGGGAATTGCAAACACCCGTGGAGTGCAGAGGGAGAGGCAGAGGGAGACCCACTCCTTCGTCCGAGCATCCGATGTCATCGGAAGAGACGAcgataaagaaaatattgttggGCTTTTGAAGCAATCCAGTGACACAGAGAATGTTTCTGTTATTCCCATAGTTGGGATTGGGGGACTAGGCAAGACAACTCTGGCTAAACTTGTGTATAACGATGAGAGGGTAGTGGGCCATTTCTCAATTAAAATGTGGGTTTGCGTGTCAGATGAGTTTGATGTTAAAAAGCTGGTAAAGGAAATCCTTAAGGAGATCAAAGGTGATGAAAATTACAGTGACTTCTCCTTGCAGCAGCTGCAGAGTCCTCTTAGAAATGCATTAGATGGTGAAAAGTTCTTGCTGGTTTTGGATGACGTGTGGAATACAGATCGTGAGAAGTGGCTTGAGCTGAAGGACTTGCTGATGGACGGGCCATTGGAAGCAAAATTCTTGTAACTACACGCAAGAAAGCAGTTGCTTCAATCATGGGCACTTTTCCCATGCAAGAACTAAGAGGCCTTTCCCTTGAGGATTGTTTGTCTTTATTTGTGAAATGTGCATTTAAGGACGGAGAAGATGAACAACATCCAAACCTTTTAAAAATTGGGGACCAGATTATTGAGAAATGTGCAGGGGTTCCTCTTGCTGTGAGAAGTTTAGGGAGTTTACTGTATTCGAAAAGGGATGAACGGGATTGGGTATCCATTAAAGAGAGCggaatttggaaattagaaCAAGATGAAAATAGGATTATGGCTGCATTAAAGCTGAGCTATTATGATTTGCCTCATCACTTGAGACAATGTTTTGCCCTTTGTTCGGTATTTCCCaaagattttgaattttctaatctTCTTTTGATCTTATTTTGGATGGCACAAGGCCTCATTCAATCATCGGGACAAAATGCCAGAATGGAGGATATTGGCGAGAGCTATATTAATGAACTATTGTCGAGATCTTTGTTTCAAGATGCTAAACAAAATGTACAAGGAacatatttctttaaaatgcaTGATCTTGTACATGATCTTGCGATATTTTTTGCACAACCTGAGTATGTAACACTACATTTTCACAGTAAAGATATTCCTAAAAGGGTTCAACATGTTGCATTTTCTGATAATGATTGGCCAGAAGAAGAGTCTGAAGCTTTAAGATTCTTGGAGAAGCTAAACAATATTCGTACCATTAATTTTCTAATGGAAAATGTTGCCCCTAGAAGCAATTCATTTGTTACTGCATGTGTCTTGAGATTCAAATGTATACGAGTATTGGATTTAACTGAATTGAGCTTTGAAGTGTTGCCTAATTCAATTGATAGTCTGAAGCATCTAAGACTCTTGAGCCTAGCTGATAATAAGAGAATCAAGAAACTCCCTAATTCCATTTGCAAGTTATACCATTTGCAAACTTTGTTATTGACTGATTGTTCAGAACTTGAAGAATTACCAAAAAGCATAGGGAGTATGATCAGTTTGAGGATGTTATGTTTAACAATGAAACAAAGGGATTTATtcggaaagaaaaaagagttgaGATGCTTGAACTCTCTTCAACATTTACGACTTCTTGGTTGTCTCAATTTGGAAGTTTTGTTTAGAGGAATGGAAAGCCGTTTTGCACTTCGAATATTATGTATTTACAATTGTCCAAGTTTGGTTTCTCTGTCACGTAGTATAAAATTCCTGAATGCATTAGAGCATCTAGTAATTAATGATTGTGAAAAGCTTGAATTCATGGATGGAGAAGCAAAAGAACAAGAAGATATTGAAAGCTTTGGGAGCCTACAAATTTTGCGATTTCAAGATTTACCACGATTGGAGGCTTTACCAAGGTGGCTTCTTCATGGGCCTACTTCTAACACTCTACACCATTTAAGGATTTTAAGTTGCTCAAACTTGAAAGCATTGCCAACAGATGGTATGCAAAAGCTCACATCCCTTAAAAAATTGGAGATCCATGATTGTCCCGAATTGATTAACAGATGCAGACCTAAAACTGGGGATGATTGGCACAAAATCGCTCATGTATCTGAAATATATTTCGATGGACAAGCAATTACATCATCAACCAATGATTAGGTATGAGAGAATATCTATTTTAGTCTATTTTTCTATTGATTATTTGACATTTTATGAGCCTCATTTATCTAGTTCTTGCTTCTACTTTTACTCTTTTAGTTTAAAGTTCAATGCTTGTTTCAagtgatttaattattttttttaaattgaatttctcttataatttttttatgatatgtaTACATCAAAACTCATACTTTCTTTGGAATATATGACTTTAACATTATGTTGGTTCCAAGAAAGTATTAAATAAAGGAAacaattattaagaaaaatatttttttttcatatttggttttattatgaaaaatacaaaaaaaaaaactaaaattagttaaaaatttacatacttttaaattatttaatttttatataaaagatataaaataggttaaataagtttgaaataacatataaaaataatttattaactttaaatctactttttatttttattcatttttttctatccCTATACTTCTCttctatgttttctttctttcgtaATTTCCCTTAAGTTTTCCACAATATTATGTTTGAATCAATTGTTGTATTGAGATATCGACTTCAAATGAAGACTAGTATATATCAAGGATAATTATTTATGCACTAAAGATGACCTTACAACTGGTACCAAACAACTTCTTTTGTTGATTCTTATCAATGATAGTGGACATTctctttctctaatttttattttttagtttctttccataatttttaatgatattaatctttctatttttttttcttggaaaataaataaaaataaaaaacaggtGGTGTAGGTGAGAAATGTGGTGGTGCTGCTGCGATTGGATTGAGAATTGAGCTGGACCTGGAAGACCGATCAAAGCTACTGTTTAGCTCTTCGTTGCTTGGGCCATTGCTTGCTTGCTTGCTTTTTTCTGCTTAATCAAACTCCTTGGATTTGTTTTCATCAGTTGGTGTTGGCTTCTTCATTCCTGTTTTGAGTGTTCAATTTGGATTAACAGTATGTATCTTTTGTATTGGCGGAGGAGATGACATCTTTCTTATCTCCTTTTGCCTCTTTGACTTGTGGGATATTTCTTGCTTGCCTTTTTTCAGATTGATTTGGTTTCATCTTCTTGATTCTCTATCAGTTGAATTCATGACTTTTATTTGTCTCATTTCCCATGATATTGAGATATTGGCAACTAATGATAATTGTTTATTATGCTTTGAAATAATCTTTTAGTAGGTATCAAAAAGTCTATTtggataactatttttaaaaatagttatctcCTACTCGAAAACATTATTGAGAATTtcattacttaaaaaaaaaaaaaattattaggacTAGTTTCAAAGACATGATGTTTTTtagtaatatattttatttgttttttaaaatctattttaaaaaatagtcatATAGCATAGTGAGTTgttgaaaataaagcattatatataaagttatttgttttcaaccataaaaaaattaacttgagaaaatgtcaaattttcaaacattatgtatatgtatataagaaaaaactgaaaagattagttaaaaaaaaaaatttatggtatattttagaacaaaaatttgttctatatatatatatatataccatgaTAAATAAgtgtttataaataaatattatttttatattaatatatgaaaattttaactttaaattgtattttttatttttctaaataatttaattgaaattggTTATTGGTcatatgtaatatttatttaaattatttttaaattaacaataattttgaattgatatttcttttaataatgttaaaagtgatttttctaaaaattttggtCATACCAAATTATCTCGAAAATTTGTGTGAAGTAcaagtaaaattaaaatctgtttcttttaagagattttttttttcaattttttattttaaagcttgaatttgtaagaaaaattatttattttgagaatttaatTGATTTGTAAAATAATCTCTATTCTCTATAATACGGTGAATTCTTTCgcattctatttaaaaaaaaaaaaagaaaaatctcattTCTTCCATTTAGCTTATTAGAATTTCTAAATGAAATCTCTTTcgcaaataaaatcaataaaatataagcTTTAGAATTATGACTTTTGGACaattgaaaagttgaaaaaagtaatgtgaaaataatttattaactttaaatatatttcttatttttattcattttttattttttttctttcctccatctttccaagtttttttggaaattaaacataacctagatttttttcttttaaaaaaaaaaattcctttcactaattttttttttaatattcgtGCACTCCCTAAACATAGGGATCACATTGATCTTTGAACCACGTtaaaaatttcttgtttttctttattttatacttgagcgTGTTGTTTGGTTCACCATGCCCATCAATAAGCCATGTAATTAATTTGATGTTGTCTTTTCATTGCTAATTACTCATAATGTGGAAATGAAAGTTATAACATAATATTTTCAACATTTCCTTAAAATTGTGATAAACACTAactttaaaattgtaaaattgtAAAAGATTAGATTTATCATGATAACTTTATACTGTCTTCTCATGTTGTTAACAATCAAAGGATTATTCATGGTTTTAGACAAAACTTtgtatatgatataaattttaaaatattttaagtactTTAAgttcaactttaaaatttaaagtcatCGCGTTCTTTGTTGTCAATAGAAATGTATTGATACAATTAATGACATACATATAAACACATCGGCTCctattgaaaaacaatttagttatatattatttatataatcattattttatttttgctatgTTATATTAAGAGGTGAATACGTGGTTGATTTTTTATATCAGTATACTATGAGTTGTCTTTCTACCATAGTTGAGGTTAAAGGTTTTATTTGCAAGATAATAGTGGTACAAGTCGTGAATTATGAACTTATAAGGCGTTATTcaagtataatatttttttcatctagaAATATAATTGAGCATTATTTTGGTATGTTGAAAACATGTAACGGTTTTCCAATTTGTAAAATAATGACATTTGACAACTACATAGACAATCATTAATAGTCATaacttgttattttctttataatctCATTTGTAAGTGAACcaaattgatattatatttagttgataagaattttttgtttcattagaataaaaaattatttaatgattaaaacgaTTAAgaattattcatatttaattcacacaaaattgaaaattttcattttaataagacttaatttatattcaatttcatattaatataaatttaatttataaaatttttacaaataaaaaaataactttaaaaacaacatcacttttttatttaaataattttttattttttgtttttaaaaataacttgccAATCacctttattttcataaaacaaccTAGAATCGATTTTCTTCATCTAtcttaaaaacaacttttaaaaataagttttagaaaaacaaatacgaatttcatcaattttatttttcttaaaccCATGATGGAGTGAGAACCGTCGGCCTGGATTGCTTACCATCCACAAACACGAGGACATCTCCAGTTGATCACCATAATAGCCTATGTTGTGCCCCAGACTATTCCACCCCTTCAGCACCTTCTCAGCTTTGCCCCAATCAATTCCAGTGCTACACTCCAAAACTAATTagtgtgattttaaaaaatatttttaacatttttaacacttaaataataaatttttttaaatattataaatattaaaaatactttcgaAAATCACTAACAAATGAGCTCTTAATATTAAAACtcaaaaagtgttttctaaaattccttTAAAATGGAATCTTAATCCCCAATATATTCTTTTACCAAAATCATACAAAGATATGGATAATAAATTAAGTTCTGAATAAGCAAAAATTTGTCATCCTTTCTCTGGGCCGTCTTGGAGGCACTGATGACAATGTCTGTGACTTGattatttcataacaatactCATAAAGCAAATAATCATAGTAAAAACCCTCTAACAGtaaagcttcattttattagggGTTTAAGCAATATAGTTGAGGAATGTTTGACATCACAATAATCAACAAAATATTGAACTGAAAAGAATTACAAATGGATGCAGTagtgatcttcaaataaattctcTCTTATTGTTTCCAAAGTGATTCAACTTTGGACAAGGACAGGCCAAGCCAAGCACCTTGAGATTCTTTACATTCATGGCCTCCCTTCCATAGAAGTTTAAATGTCTCATAAAAATACAACCCATTCTTTCCACTCACTAGCCCTATCATAAGGTCGGCATGTTTGCATACAGAAGTGTGAAAAAGAATTCAACTTCTGGTGCCTTTTGGATAATTTGGATGAACCTGTTTTTGGAGGGTTCTTCCAGCAGCAAAGGACCCATCTGGGCAACTCGTGGCAGAAGTTTGGCCAGCACCATCCCTGATGATGGACTGCCTCCTCCCAGCTGAACCCCCATCATGTCCTCCACCACTGCATCCACCACCGTTCTCAGTGATACGTCGATAACATTTATGAATTCAGCACTGCAAGGGAAAAACACAGGCAAACAATTCAAAAGAATATCAGAAAAATAGGTCTTGGCCTGATAATGTCTAGATCTTCAATCAGCACCCTGAACCTTTCGGGGATGTTTGGACTGTATGACAAGTAATTAT is part of the Vitis riparia cultivar Riparia Gloire de Montpellier isolate 1030 chromosome 17, EGFV_Vit.rip_1.0, whole genome shotgun sequence genome and harbors:
- the LOC117904191 gene encoding disease resistance protein RGA2-like translates to MAESFAFAIAESVLGKLGSTLIQEVGLAWGVKTELGELKDTLSTIHALLLDAEEKQATNRQISDWLGKLKLVLYDAEDVLDEFDYEALRQQVEASGSSITSKVRSFISSPNSLAFRLKMGHRVKNIRERLDKIADDKSKFNLTEGIANTRGVQRERQRETHSFVRASDVIGRDDDKENIVGLLKQSSDTENVSVIPIVGIGGLGKTTLAKLVYNDERVVGHFSIKMWVCVSDEFDVKKLVKEILKEIKGDENYSDFSLQQLQSPLRNALDGEKFLLVLDDVWNTDREKWLELKDLLMDGPLEAKFL
- the LOC117934436 gene encoding putative disease resistance protein RGA1; its protein translation is MGTFPMQELRGLSLEDCLSLFVKCAFKDGEDEQHPNLLKIGDQIIEKCAGVPLAVRSLGSLLYSKRDERDWVSIKESGIWKLEQDENRIMAALKLSYYDLPHHLRQCFALCSVFPKDFEFSNLLLILFWMAQGLIQSSGQNARMEDIGESYINELLSRSLFQDAKQNVQGTYFFKMHDLVHDLAIFFAQPEYVTLHFHSKDIPKRVQHVAFSDNDWPEEESEALRFLEKLNNIRTINFLMENVAPRSNSFVTACVLRFKCIRVLDLTELSFEVLPNSIDSLKHLRLLSLADNKRIKKLPNSICKLYHLQTLLLTDCSELEELPKSIGSMISLRMLCLTMKQRDLFGKKKELRCLNSLQHLRLLGCLNLEVLFRGMESRFALRILCIYNCPSLVSLSRSIKFLNALEHLVINDCEKLEFMDGEAKEQEDIESFGSLQILRFQDLPRLEALPRWLLHGPTSNTLHHLRILSCSNLKALPTDGMQKLTSLKKLEIHDCPELINRCRPKTGDDWHKIAHVSEIYFDGQAITSSTND